Proteins from one Mesorhizobium sp. M9A.F.Ca.ET.002.03.1.2 genomic window:
- a CDS encoding pirin family protein, whose protein sequence is MSWNPAIEPGCPDEVGIDAIETLIVPRSRDLGGFEVRRALPAPKRQMVGPFIFFDQAGPAELLTGQGVDVRPHPHIGLGTVTYLYRGDFHHRDSTGADQIIRPGALNWMVAGRGVTHSERTSAAARSGPNSLFGIQTWLALPDTHEDMAPTFEHHGKKALPMIEDTSVSVRLILGNAYGKVAPATMFSETFYADVKLESGSRLPMPDDHEDRAIYIVEGSISIAGQEFEAGRMMVFRPGDRITVAAGDRGARLMILGGATLPGPRYIWWNFVASSQERIEEAKAEWRAQNWGKGRFDLPVDDRDEHIPLPD, encoded by the coding sequence ATGAGTTGGAACCCGGCAATCGAACCGGGCTGCCCCGATGAGGTCGGAATCGACGCGATCGAAACCCTCATCGTTCCCCGTTCCCGCGACCTCGGCGGCTTCGAGGTCCGGCGCGCCCTGCCAGCACCGAAGCGGCAGATGGTCGGGCCGTTCATCTTCTTCGACCAGGCGGGCCCCGCCGAACTATTGACCGGGCAAGGCGTCGATGTCCGTCCGCACCCGCATATCGGGCTGGGCACCGTCACGTACCTTTATCGCGGCGACTTCCATCACCGCGACAGCACCGGCGCCGACCAGATAATACGCCCTGGCGCGCTGAACTGGATGGTCGCCGGGCGTGGCGTTACCCATTCGGAGCGCACCTCCGCGGCTGCCCGGAGCGGTCCGAACAGTCTGTTCGGGATCCAGACATGGCTGGCCCTGCCCGACACCCATGAGGATATGGCGCCCACCTTCGAACATCACGGCAAGAAGGCCCTGCCGATGATCGAGGACACGAGCGTCTCGGTTCGGCTCATTCTTGGAAACGCCTACGGCAAGGTCGCGCCCGCGACGATGTTCTCCGAGACGTTCTACGCCGACGTGAAACTCGAGTCGGGAAGCCGGCTGCCCATGCCGGACGATCACGAGGACAGGGCCATCTACATCGTCGAAGGCTCGATCTCGATCGCCGGCCAGGAGTTCGAGGCAGGTCGGATGATGGTCTTCCGTCCCGGCGACAGGATCACGGTCGCGGCCGGCGACAGAGGCGCGCGCCTGATGATTCTCGGCGGCGCGACCCTTCCGGGGCCGCGCTACATCTGGTGGAACTTCGTCGCGTCTTCGCAGGAGCGCATCGAAGAGGCCAAGGCCGAATGGCGCGCGCAGAACTGGGGCAAGGGGCGCTTCGATCTCCCGGTCGATGACCGGGATGAGCACATTCCTCTTCCGGACTGA
- a CDS encoding IS5 family transposase (programmed frameshift) — protein MTDLLMLTPEQMRRIEPYFPLSHGVPRVDDRRVLSGILFVIRNGLRWRDAPAGYGPHKTIYNRFIRWSRLGVFNRILAELAAQGGGTERLMIDATHLKAHRTAASLLKKGLLPRCIGRSRGGLTTKLQVVCHGKGRPLLLYLSEGQANDHKTAAAVLEQLPHASFLLADRAYSSAAFRQALADRGITPCIPPHAKHRTKHVYDPILYRQRHKIENMFARLKDWRRIHTRYDRCAHTFLSAIAFAAAFIFWINES, from the exons TTGACTGATTTGCTGATGTTGACCCCGGAGCAGATGCGCCGGATTGAGCCCTATTTCCCGCTTTCGCATGGGGTTCCACGCGTGGACGACCGGCGGGTGCTGAGCGGCATCCTGTTTGTGATCCGCAATGGATTGCGCTGGCGAGATGCCCCTGCCGGCTACGGTCCGCACAAGACCATCTACAACCGCTTCATCCGCTGGAGCCGGCTGGGCGTGTTCAACCGCATCTTGGCCGAGCTAGCCGCGCAAGGTGGCGGTACCGAGAGGCTGATGATCGATGCCACTCATCTCAAGGCGCATCGAACGGCGGCGAGCCTGCTCAAAAAGGGGCTCT TACCCCGATGTATCGGACGCAGCCGGGGCGGGCTGACCACCAAACTGCAGGTGGTTTGCCACGGCAAGGGGCGGCCGCTGCTACTCTATCTGAGCGAGGGACAGGCCAACGATCACAAGACTGCTGCCGCAGTTCTCGAGCAGCTACCGCACGCCAGCTTCCTGCTCGCCGACAGGGCCTACAGTTCCGCTGCCTTCCGGCAGGCGCTGGCAGATCGAGGCATCACGCCGTGCATTCCTCCTCATGCCAAACACCGCACAAAGCACGTATACGATCCAATCCTCTACCGACAGCGCCACAAGATCGAGAACATGTTCGCCCGGCTCAAGGACTGGCGTCGCATCCACACCCGCTACGACCGATGCGCTCACACCTTCCTGTCAGCCATTGCCTTCGCCGCAGCATTCATCTTTTGGATCAATGAGTCCTGA
- a CDS encoding ethanolamine utilization protein gives MKVRKFTITDAALERSPGQDGEVFVGNLVDQRHASPITIGYGRYGPNQTLEETMAVDDVMVVLEGRLSVSGKAGSVTAGPGEIFHMPKGQNVTICSHEQGAVTAYVTYPHWREARG, from the coding sequence ATGAAGGTTCGCAAGTTCACCATCACCGACGCAGCGCTGGAGCGTTCCCCGGGACAGGACGGCGAGGTGTTTGTGGGCAATCTGGTCGACCAGCGCCATGCCTCCCCGATCACCATCGGGTACGGGCGCTATGGGCCGAACCAGACACTCGAGGAGACAATGGCCGTCGATGATGTGATGGTCGTCCTCGAGGGGCGACTGTCGGTATCCGGAAAGGCAGGCAGCGTCACCGCAGGGCCAGGCGAGATCTTCCATATGCCCAAAGGCCAGAACGTCACGATCTGCTCGCACGAGCAAGGCGCGGTCACCGCCTATGTCACCTATCCCCACTGGCGGGAGGCACGGGGGTAA
- a CDS encoding nitronate monooxygenase encodes MPLRTRLTERLGIEHPIISAPMGLLAGGKLAAAVSHAGGLGLIGGGYGDGDWLDREFAVAGNVRVGCGFISWSLEKKPELLDQVLARSPAALMLSFGSPAPFAARIKQSGVPMICQVQSMAHAREAVDAGADVIVAQGGEAGGHGGSRSTLTLVPEVADLLADAAPDTLLVAAGGIADGRGLAAALILGADGVLIGSRLIASSEAAAPPGFQQAIVAADGDSTIKTAVVDIVRNYEWPGEFSGRALRNRFVTSWHGREDVLAEPAINADENERYWSAFRSGDADNTGVFMGEAAGLILDVRPAARILDDMVAQAERALGEGPQRIVRSRT; translated from the coding sequence ATGCCTTTGCGAACGCGTCTGACAGAACGGCTCGGCATTGAACATCCGATCATCTCGGCCCCAATGGGCCTTCTGGCCGGTGGAAAGCTGGCGGCGGCCGTATCGCATGCCGGCGGCCTCGGTTTGATCGGCGGCGGCTATGGCGATGGCGACTGGCTGGATCGCGAGTTTGCCGTAGCAGGCAATGTTCGTGTGGGGTGCGGCTTCATCAGTTGGTCGCTTGAGAAGAAGCCGGAACTGCTGGATCAGGTCTTGGCCAGGTCACCGGCGGCGCTCATGTTGTCCTTTGGATCGCCCGCTCCGTTCGCCGCGCGGATCAAGCAATCCGGAGTGCCAATGATCTGTCAGGTGCAATCGATGGCACATGCGCGGGAGGCCGTCGACGCTGGTGCGGATGTAATCGTCGCGCAGGGCGGTGAGGCCGGTGGCCATGGCGGGAGCCGTTCAACGCTTACTCTTGTGCCCGAAGTCGCTGACCTTCTCGCCGATGCGGCACCGGACACACTTCTTGTCGCAGCGGGCGGCATCGCCGACGGCCGGGGACTCGCGGCAGCCCTAATTTTAGGCGCCGACGGCGTGCTGATCGGCTCGAGACTGATCGCCAGCTCCGAAGCGGCGGCGCCGCCGGGATTTCAGCAAGCGATCGTTGCCGCCGACGGTGACTCGACAATCAAGACAGCCGTGGTCGACATCGTACGCAACTATGAATGGCCTGGCGAATTCAGCGGTCGAGCGCTCAGGAACCGCTTTGTTACTTCTTGGCATGGACGCGAGGACGTCCTTGCCGAGCCCGCGATCAATGCTGATGAGAATGAGCGCTATTGGAGCGCATTTCGTTCGGGAGACGCGGACAACACTGGCGTCTTCATGGGCGAGGCCGCGGGGTTGATTCTAGATGTACGGCCCGCTGCCCGCATCTTGGACGACATGGTTGCACAAGCAGAGCGGGCTCTCGGGGAAGGCCCGCAGCGCATAGTCCGGTCGAGGACATAG
- a CDS encoding winged helix-turn-helix domain-containing protein has product MTPGAALSFGSFTLVPAERLLMRGDERLRIGSRALDILIVLASRAGEIVSKDDLVSQVWQNMFVEENNLRVHITSLRKILGEGPEAQQYISNIPNRGYSFVAPVTRKESPTRADGQQPAIARLPLPRLASRIIGREAFLDQLEGQLPEQRLLTLVGPGGIGKTTVALALAQRLHDGYSDGTAFVDFSGIANGALITELIATAAGLVLASTDPLAELVNKLSHRSMLLVLDCCEHLIDDVAAIAEELITRTRHVTILATSREPLRVAPEWVLRLPPLDCPGPDEKLDAARALDFAAVQLFVERASASLGGYALSDADAPVVADICRRLDGIVLAIELAAGRVDTFGIAGVAESLRSNFDILTRGRRTALPRHQTLRATMEWSFSLLSPAQQAALAQLSVFNQDFTLAAARAVVSGESGGDVEECIIDLAAKSLVVVDRNAYPVRYRLLDMTRAYAAEKFSVAVSREDASRRHAVHYRSLLERAAPQWQAEQDASWPDGFARDVGNLRAALDWCFSPGGDSAAGVAMTVAAIPLWYHLSRVDECLLRVRQALDCLEQQTDAHEQHLMRLHAALGFPHMRAVSGRPGGAQAWTRVLEIARKVDDIDFQLRALWALWVDRTNGGEPRGALERAEEFCALSERSADVSDRLIGERMKARALHLLGDQPAAESHVRRMLDAYRSPSNGSHLARFQYDQRITARITLARVRWLRGKGEEALREIDDMVKAALAAGHNLTLCHALSDAACPVSLMAGDLARAERYTDMLHRRTRDHALDVWHAYAECFEGDILIRTGDAAAGTTLVREALGRLDHAGFYLYHTVFQSIFASGLAVLGQQSEAVALLDGALARCASTGEAWYCPELLRQKGEILAGQGSRLADARLLFEQSIKMARDQGALALEARSAASLAALSTLASAV; this is encoded by the coding sequence ATGACACCGGGCGCCGCACTCTCCTTTGGTTCGTTTACGCTGGTGCCGGCCGAGCGCCTGCTTATGCGGGGCGACGAAAGACTGCGGATTGGCAGCCGCGCACTGGATATCCTCATCGTTCTGGCGTCGCGCGCCGGAGAGATCGTTTCCAAAGACGATCTCGTCTCCCAGGTCTGGCAAAACATGTTCGTCGAGGAAAACAACCTGCGCGTCCACATCACGTCGCTCCGCAAGATTCTCGGCGAAGGCCCCGAGGCGCAGCAATATATCTCGAACATTCCAAATCGCGGCTACAGCTTCGTGGCGCCGGTCACGCGCAAGGAGTCGCCGACGCGGGCCGATGGCCAGCAACCCGCGATAGCCCGACTGCCGCTACCCCGGCTGGCCAGCCGCATCATCGGGAGAGAGGCGTTTCTCGATCAGCTCGAGGGGCAGCTGCCCGAGCAAAGGCTGCTCACCCTCGTCGGTCCGGGAGGCATTGGAAAGACGACAGTAGCGCTCGCTCTTGCTCAACGCCTGCATGATGGTTATTCGGACGGCACAGCGTTCGTCGATTTCTCCGGGATTGCCAATGGAGCGCTGATCACCGAGCTGATCGCCACCGCAGCGGGCTTAGTGCTCGCCTCGACCGATCCGCTCGCTGAGCTGGTGAACAAGCTTAGTCATCGCTCGATGCTCCTCGTCCTCGACTGCTGCGAGCACCTCATCGACGATGTCGCGGCGATCGCCGAGGAACTGATCACCAGGACGCGGCACGTGACGATCCTGGCGACCAGCAGGGAGCCGCTTCGGGTCGCGCCCGAATGGGTTCTGCGCTTGCCGCCGCTGGACTGCCCGGGACCGGACGAGAAGCTGGATGCGGCAAGGGCACTGGATTTTGCTGCGGTCCAGCTTTTCGTCGAGCGCGCTTCGGCAAGCCTTGGAGGCTATGCTCTGAGCGACGCCGACGCCCCGGTCGTGGCCGATATCTGCCGCCGCCTCGACGGCATCGTGCTCGCTATCGAACTGGCTGCGGGGCGCGTTGATACGTTCGGCATTGCCGGCGTTGCGGAATCGCTGCGGTCTAACTTCGACATCCTGACGCGTGGACGACGCACGGCTCTGCCACGCCACCAGACGCTTCGCGCGACGATGGAGTGGAGCTTTTCCCTGCTTTCCCCGGCACAGCAGGCCGCTCTCGCGCAGCTTTCGGTGTTCAATCAGGATTTTACGTTGGCGGCGGCGCGCGCAGTGGTGTCGGGTGAAAGTGGCGGCGACGTCGAAGAGTGCATCATTGACCTTGCCGCGAAGTCGCTCGTGGTCGTTGATCGCAATGCCTATCCGGTGCGCTATCGCCTGCTTGACATGACTCGCGCCTACGCAGCCGAGAAATTTTCGGTCGCCGTGTCGCGGGAAGACGCTTCGCGCCGCCACGCAGTCCACTACCGGAGCCTGCTCGAACGCGCCGCGCCGCAGTGGCAGGCCGAGCAGGACGCCAGCTGGCCGGACGGCTTCGCCCGCGACGTCGGCAATCTCAGGGCCGCGCTCGACTGGTGCTTCTCGCCGGGCGGCGACTCGGCGGCCGGCGTCGCGATGACGGTCGCGGCGATTCCGCTTTGGTATCACCTGTCACGGGTCGACGAATGCCTGTTGCGGGTAAGGCAGGCGCTGGATTGCCTCGAACAGCAGACCGACGCCCATGAGCAACACCTGATGCGGTTGCACGCGGCGCTTGGCTTTCCGCACATGCGCGCGGTTTCGGGCCGTCCCGGTGGCGCGCAAGCCTGGACGCGCGTGCTTGAGATCGCCCGAAAGGTTGATGACATCGATTTCCAGCTGCGTGCCCTCTGGGCGTTGTGGGTAGATCGGACGAACGGTGGCGAACCGCGTGGCGCGCTCGAAAGGGCAGAAGAGTTCTGCGCGCTGTCTGAGCGTTCGGCCGACGTCTCGGACCGGCTGATCGGCGAGAGGATGAAGGCAAGGGCGCTGCATCTGCTTGGCGATCAGCCAGCCGCGGAAAGCCATGTGCGGCGCATGCTGGATGCTTATCGCTCACCGTCGAACGGATCGCATCTGGCGCGCTTTCAATACGATCAGCGCATCACCGCGCGGATCACGCTGGCGCGCGTGCGGTGGTTGCGCGGCAAGGGCGAAGAGGCTCTCCGCGAGATCGACGACATGGTCAAGGCCGCGCTGGCCGCCGGCCACAATCTCACACTGTGCCACGCCCTGTCAGACGCCGCCTGTCCGGTGTCGCTGATGGCAGGCGATCTCGCACGGGCCGAGCGCTACACAGACATGCTGCATCGGCGCACGAGGGACCACGCGCTCGACGTCTGGCACGCTTATGCCGAGTGTTTCGAGGGCGACATCCTGATCCGGACCGGCGATGCCGCGGCGGGCACCACCCTCGTTCGCGAAGCTCTCGGCCGGCTCGATCATGCCGGGTTCTATCTCTACCACACGGTCTTCCAGTCGATCTTCGCCTCCGGGCTGGCCGTACTTGGTCAGCAGTCGGAAGCAGTGGCGCTGCTGGACGGCGCTCTGGCGCGATGCGCATCGACCGGCGAGGCTTGGTATTGCCCGGAACTGTTGCGCCAGAAAGGCGAGATCCTGGCGGGACAGGGTTCGCGCCTCGCGGACGCCCGTCTGCTCTTCGAGCAATCAATCAAAATGGCGCGAGATCAGGGCGCGTTGGCTCTGGAAGCGCGTTCGGCCGCAAGTCTGGCGGCGCTAAGCACGTTGGCTAGCGCCGTTTAG
- a CDS encoding alpha/beta hydrolase, translating to MTSKCSTSLRRAVVASLAGTALIASGAADPAAAAEQSQAASCSAACVETRTLDVGGVAYAYRTLGTPSGTPLVLLNRFRGTMDEWDPAFLDHVAASRCVVIFDNAGVARSGGEAPLRMTHWAKNAGAFIDGIGFKQVDLLGFSFGGLVAQELTLQRPDLVRRLVIAGSGAGYVEGANLNPKAIEVATKPANTDEDFLYLFFKDTQTSQAAGRAHLARLRERKDAFAKLVSEKTWKAMLSAGSDVGRPETSLLNRVGAIRQPVLVANGIEDIMIPTFQSYALAQAIPNARLVIYPDSGHGFLFQYPREFGDEVTRFLGEESQP from the coding sequence ATGACCTCCAAGTGTAGCACATCCTTGCGTCGGGCGGTCGTGGCCAGTCTGGCCGGCACTGCACTGATCGCCTCGGGGGCGGCCGATCCGGCAGCCGCGGCGGAGCAGAGCCAGGCTGCCTCGTGTAGCGCTGCCTGCGTGGAGACGCGGACGCTGGACGTCGGCGGCGTCGCCTACGCTTACCGGACGCTCGGGACGCCGTCCGGAACGCCGCTGGTTCTCCTCAACCGCTTTCGCGGGACTATGGACGAGTGGGACCCGGCATTCCTCGATCATGTCGCGGCAAGCCGATGCGTCGTCATATTCGACAATGCCGGCGTGGCCCGCTCCGGCGGGGAGGCCCCTCTCCGCATGACCCATTGGGCAAAGAATGCGGGAGCCTTCATCGATGGAATTGGCTTCAAGCAGGTCGATCTGCTGGGTTTCTCCTTCGGCGGTTTGGTCGCGCAGGAACTGACGCTCCAGCGTCCTGATCTCGTCCGCAGGCTCGTCATCGCCGGTAGCGGCGCGGGCTATGTCGAGGGCGCAAACCTCAATCCCAAGGCGATCGAGGTCGCCACCAAACCGGCCAACACGGACGAGGATTTCCTTTACCTGTTCTTCAAGGACACGCAGACCAGCCAAGCGGCCGGACGCGCCCATCTCGCCCGACTGCGGGAACGCAAGGATGCGTTTGCGAAACTGGTAAGCGAGAAGACCTGGAAGGCGATGCTCTCCGCCGGAAGCGACGTCGGGAGGCCGGAAACGTCGCTTCTCAACCGTGTCGGGGCGATCCGCCAGCCGGTGCTGGTAGCGAACGGCATCGAGGACATCATGATTCCGACCTTCCAGTCCTACGCCCTGGCGCAGGCGATCCCGAATGCGCGACTGGTCATCTATCCAGACTCCGGTCACGGTTTCCTTTTCCAGTACCCGCGCGAGTTCGGCGACGAGGTCACTCGTTTCCTTGGCGAGGAGTCACAGCCGTGA
- a CDS encoding alpha/beta hydrolase: protein MGFITTKDGTEIFYKNWGSKNAQPIVFHHGWPLSADDWDNQMLFFLHNGYRVIAHDRRGHGRSTQTDIGNEMDTYAADVAELAEALDLKNAVHIGHSTGGGEVAHYVARARPGRVAKAVLIGAVPPIMVKSDKNPGGLPIEVFDGFRAALVANRAQFYYDVPSGPFYGFNREGTKVSQGVIDNWWRQGMMGGAKAHYDCIKAFSETDFTEDLKKIDIPVLVMHGDDDQIVPYADSAPLSAKLLRKGTLKTYAGLPHGLCTTHPDVVNADLLAFIKS, encoded by the coding sequence ATGGGCTTCATCACCACGAAGGACGGCACCGAGATTTTTTACAAGAACTGGGGTTCGAAGAACGCGCAGCCGATCGTCTTTCACCACGGCTGGCCGCTCAGCGCCGACGACTGGGACAACCAGATGCTGTTCTTTCTGCACAACGGCTACCGGGTCATCGCGCATGACCGCCGCGGCCACGGCCGATCGACACAGACCGATATCGGCAACGAGATGGACACCTACGCGGCCGACGTCGCCGAGCTCGCCGAGGCGCTCGACCTGAAGAACGCCGTCCATATCGGCCATTCGACGGGCGGCGGTGAGGTCGCTCATTATGTCGCCCGCGCCAGACCGGGCCGCGTTGCGAAGGCGGTGCTGATCGGCGCCGTGCCGCCGATCATGGTGAAGTCGGACAAGAACCCGGGCGGCCTGCCGATCGAGGTGTTCGACGGGTTTCGGGCCGCGCTCGTCGCTAACCGCGCGCAATTCTACTACGACGTGCCGTCCGGGCCCTTCTACGGCTTCAACCGCGAAGGCACTAAAGTATCGCAAGGCGTCATCGACAACTGGTGGCGGCAGGGCATGATGGGCGGCGCCAAGGCGCATTACGACTGCATCAAGGCCTTTTCCGAGACCGACTTCACCGAGGATCTGAAGAAGATCGACATCCCGGTGCTGGTCATGCACGGCGACGACGATCAGATCGTCCCTTACGCCGACTCCGCTCCGCTGTCCGCCAAGCTTCTCAGGAAGGGGACGCTGAAGACCTATGCAGGGCTTCCGCACGGCCTGTGCACGACGCACCCCGACGTCGTCAACGCGGATCTGCTCGCCTTCATCAAGAGCTGA
- a CDS encoding alpha/beta hydrolase — translation MTSTTTAMAEEYLERADGPRIFVRCWRPASRPSAVVAICHGVNSHSGQYFWAAEQMAAAGHAVYALDLRGRGKSDGDRFFIESVDEYVDDLSMLIQFAKQREPGLPVFLLGHSAGGVVSATYALDYQAELAGFICESFAFQVYAPDFALAVVKGLSHIAPHLHVLRLNNEDFSRDPAVVASMNSDPLIDNEVQPTSTVAALVRADERLKHDFPLITLPVLILHGTADKATKPTGSQLFFDTAGSADKTLNLYPGHFHDLLNDLGREEVIADVLGWIGARLPVRVALAGVE, via the coding sequence ATGACTTCGACAACGACCGCGATGGCGGAGGAATATCTGGAGCGCGCGGACGGCCCAAGGATCTTCGTCCGCTGCTGGCGTCCCGCGTCTCGCCCGAGCGCGGTCGTGGCGATCTGTCACGGCGTGAACTCGCACAGCGGTCAGTACTTCTGGGCCGCCGAGCAGATGGCCGCCGCCGGCCACGCCGTCTACGCCCTCGACCTGCGCGGTCGGGGGAAGTCCGACGGCGATCGGTTCTTCATCGAGAGCGTCGACGAATATGTCGACGATCTCTCGATGCTGATCCAGTTTGCCAAGCAGCGGGAACCGGGCTTGCCTGTCTTCCTGCTGGGCCACAGTGCAGGCGGCGTCGTCTCCGCCACTTATGCGCTGGACTATCAGGCCGAGCTTGCCGGGTTCATATGTGAGAGCTTTGCGTTCCAGGTCTACGCTCCCGATTTCGCTCTCGCGGTCGTCAAGGGTCTCAGCCACATCGCGCCGCATCTCCATGTGCTGCGGCTGAATAACGAGGACTTTTCGCGCGATCCGGCGGTCGTGGCTTCGATGAACAGCGATCCGTTGATCGACAACGAGGTACAGCCGACGAGCACGGTCGCCGCGCTGGTTCGCGCCGACGAGCGGCTGAAGCACGACTTTCCGCTGATCACGCTGCCGGTCCTGATCCTGCACGGCACGGCCGACAAGGCGACGAAGCCGACCGGCAGCCAGTTGTTCTTCGACACCGCCGGCTCCGCCGACAAGACACTGAATCTCTATCCGGGCCACTTCCACGACCTGCTGAACGATCTCGGCCGCGAGGAGGTGATCGCCGACGTGCTGGGATGGATCGGCGCGCGTTTGCCGGTCCGGGTGGCATTGGCCGGTGTCGAGTGA
- a CDS encoding transporter, which produces MTSTGAPLRIAVMLSSSSEAGNIGLEQFLGVYYALQDAGAEVLVASMCGGHPWPTPFTRREAEADADALARRFQADRGARDDLANTLKFGELFEEDFHGGFCVGEPGALWRDPDRNSAGALVAQFLRAGKPVAVLPSLLDILPNGAGDGLLILGDGTWPPSAGVAALLAAAARQLEIGEIEP; this is translated from the coding sequence ATGACGTCCACGGGCGCGCCGCTTCGCATAGCCGTTATGCTCAGTTCGTCCTCGGAAGCCGGCAACATCGGGCTCGAGCAGTTCCTGGGGGTCTACTACGCGCTTCAGGATGCGGGCGCCGAGGTGCTTGTCGCATCGATGTGCGGCGGCCACCCCTGGCCGACACCTTTCACGCGACGGGAAGCGGAAGCCGACGCCGACGCGCTGGCAAGGCGGTTCCAGGCCGACCGCGGCGCCCGTGACGATCTCGCCAATACGCTCAAGTTTGGCGAGCTGTTTGAAGAGGATTTTCACGGCGGCTTCTGCGTCGGCGAGCCGGGCGCACTCTGGCGCGATCCCGATCGCAACTCGGCCGGGGCGCTGGTCGCCCAGTTCCTGCGGGCGGGCAAGCCCGTCGCCGTTCTGCCGAGCCTGCTAGACATCCTTCCCAATGGCGCGGGAGACGGCCTGCTTATCCTCGGCGACGGCACCTGGCCGCCATCTGCCGGGGTCGCTGCGCTGCTTGCCGCAGCCGCCAGGCAACTCGAGATAGGGGAGATTGAACCATGA
- a CDS encoding MBL fold metallo-hydrolase, with the protein MKLDRRTFLASAAAFVGGSLSPRRATAAALHRFRHGSFDITVLSDGHFKLPADIVAPDAMPAEWVDIEKRLGGSGGAIDARCNVPLIETGSELILVDLGGGGKFQPTEGQLEGAVLSSGHDPLAVTKVLLTHAHPDHLWGMLGADGKPRFPNAAYYIGAPEWDFWMAPDYATAMPKALHAFADGSQRDLGAIRERVVTIKDGDEVAPGVHAIATPGHTPGHFSYAVSGPETLVVTGDVVTNEIVSFEHPTWRFGNDTDKQAAIATRKRFVDQSAADRFRLLGYHFAYPGLGRVERAGNAFRFVADT; encoded by the coding sequence ATGAAACTTGATCGGCGCACCTTTCTTGCCAGCGCCGCCGCGTTTGTCGGCGGCTCGCTTTCGCCGCGACGCGCAACCGCCGCGGCCCTCCACCGATTCCGTCACGGCTCCTTCGATATCACCGTCTTGAGTGACGGGCATTTCAAACTGCCAGCGGATATCGTTGCGCCGGATGCGATGCCGGCCGAATGGGTGGACATTGAGAAGAGGCTGGGCGGCAGCGGCGGCGCAATCGACGCGAGATGCAACGTCCCCCTGATCGAAACCGGGAGTGAGCTGATCCTTGTCGATCTCGGCGGAGGCGGCAAGTTCCAGCCGACGGAAGGACAGCTCGAAGGCGCAGTGTTGTCCTCCGGGCACGATCCGTTGGCGGTCACGAAAGTGCTGCTGACGCACGCGCACCCCGACCATCTCTGGGGCATGCTGGGAGCTGACGGCAAGCCGCGTTTCCCGAACGCAGCGTACTATATCGGCGCCCCCGAGTGGGATTTCTGGATGGCTCCCGACTATGCGACGGCGATGCCCAAAGCGCTGCATGCTTTCGCGGACGGCTCGCAGCGGGACCTCGGTGCGATCCGCGAGCGCGTCGTGACCATCAAGGATGGCGATGAGGTCGCACCGGGAGTTCATGCGATCGCCACGCCGGGACATACGCCGGGACATTTCTCCTATGCCGTTAGCGGACCGGAAACGCTGGTCGTGACCGGCGACGTGGTCACGAACGAGATCGTCTCGTTCGAGCATCCGACCTGGCGCTTCGGCAACGACACCGACAAGCAGGCCGCGATCGCCACCCGCAAGCGCTTCGTCGACCAGTCGGCAGCCGATCGCTTCCGGCTGCTCGGCTACCATTTCGCCTATCCCGGCCTGGGCCGGGTCGAGCGGGCGGGGAACGCGTTTCGTTTCGTCGCGGACACTTAA
- a CDS encoding isochorismatase family protein, protein MMTSIQKALRSLCLVAAILSGSGSVLAHAQALEPREPKASVLPTGGGKALFDISDVAILLLDHQSGLFQTVQDIEIADLRRNVEMLARLAKLLDIPVITTASEPAGPNGPLMPAIHELAPHAVYVPRKGEVNAWDNEDFVAAVKATRRKTLIMAGVWTSVCVMFPALDAKAAGYDVYAVIDASGDPSDMVSRTTVARFAQAGVVPTTTNAVLSEAHRTWDRPEAAELAKLYALVAPNYAAVIESYAKVKEVAAAAE, encoded by the coding sequence ATGATGACATCCATCCAGAAGGCCCTAAGATCCCTGTGTCTGGTCGCAGCAATCCTGTCCGGATCGGGATCGGTACTTGCCCACGCACAGGCGCTCGAACCCAGGGAACCCAAGGCGAGTGTTCTGCCCACCGGCGGCGGTAAAGCACTCTTCGACATTTCCGACGTGGCGATCCTGCTGCTCGACCATCAGTCCGGACTATTCCAGACGGTGCAGGACATCGAAATTGCAGATCTGCGACGCAATGTGGAAATGCTTGCCCGGCTGGCCAAGCTGCTCGACATCCCGGTGATCACCACCGCATCCGAACCGGCAGGCCCCAACGGTCCCCTGATGCCCGCGATCCACGAACTTGCACCGCACGCGGTCTATGTCCCACGGAAGGGCGAGGTCAACGCCTGGGACAACGAGGACTTCGTGGCGGCGGTAAAGGCTACGAGGCGCAAGACCCTAATCATGGCCGGTGTCTGGACCAGTGTTTGCGTGATGTTCCCCGCGCTGGATGCCAAGGCTGCAGGCTATGACGTATACGCTGTCATCGACGCCTCTGGCGATCCGAGCGACATGGTCTCGCGGACGACGGTCGCAAGGTTTGCGCAGGCAGGCGTTGTTCCCACCACAACCAACGCCGTTCTGTCGGAGGCGCACCGGACCTGGGACAGACCGGAGGCGGCCGAACTCGCAAAGCTCTATGCACTGGTTGCACCGAACTATGCAGCGGTCATCGAAAGCTACGCCAAGGTGAAGGAAGTTGCTGCTGCGGCCGAGTGA